Part of the Pseudomonas baltica genome is shown below.
GTAGCTAACGGTCTTACCGACCGGCAGGTTCTGCCAGTCACCGTCGAAGTGCAGGTAAGTCAGGGCAATCACATTGGCTTTCGGGCCTTCGGCGGAGGGATCGGAAATGGCCGCAGACAACGGAATCAAGCCCCTGAAGCTCACCTCGATATTGCCCGCGGCCGTGAGACCACGCTTTTGGATCACCATCTGGCCAGTGGCCGGATCGGTGCTGAAAAACCACTGAGCCTTGTCGTTGTCGGCAATCTTGCGCTTGAGCACAGTGGCGTCATACACCAGACCCAAGCGGCTGAGGGTTTTTGGCGGCGGCGGCAACATCAGCCCTTGCACTGCTTCAGTCACAGGCGCGGCGACGGGTGGGACAGGCATTTTGGCCGGAGCTTTGATCCGCCCTTCGTAGCGCGGCAGCGACGCCAGGCTGGCGGGTGCCGCGCACACTTTCTGCAACAGCAAGCGCTCATCGACAGTGGCATCGGCAAGCGGGTGCACCTGGGTTTCGAGCAACACCTGGCCGGCACCGACACCGTTGTCGGCATCGACATAAAACGCGCTCAAGCGCCGAAAACGCTGCTGCGAGCAATCTGCCGCAAAGCGCTCGCGGCGTTGAACGTAGTAGCCGCTGCGCTGGCTATCGAGTTGTTCGCGAGGGTAATCGTACGCGCCCCAGAAGAGCACCTCGCGGCCTTCACGGTGCAGGCTCGCGCCATCGAGCAACAGCCATGACTGGCCAGACTCGCCTTTAAGCCTGCGCCAATCGGCCGGAGGATTGTCGGCACAGGCCTGACGCAATTGTGCACTGCCCTGCAACTGGTCAAGTTGCTCGGCAGGCAGTTGCGACTCATCCCCGATCTTGCGCGGCATGGCCGCAAAAAACGCCATGCCGCCCCCGGTGGGATACATCATCTGGCCGCGGGGCTGAGTGCAAGAGGCATTGAAACGAGCAATGAGCGTTTCGGGCTGATCGCCGCTGGCGGGGCGACTGACCAGGTACGAGACCTGATCACCTTCGCGCACCACCGAACTGGTCACCGCCGGCAAGGCCACGGCCTCCTGGAATATCGCTAGGCCGGGCGACTGTGGTTGCTCGGGCACAGGCGGGGTATGGCTGCAACCGGCCAGCAATGCAAGCGTCAAGGTGACCAAGGCAAGGCGGTGAAACGAGGCGGGACGGCCTTCCATGCGAAAGCTTCCAGTATGGGCAGGGGATTGGATTCTATCAGTCGCGTTACGGACCTCGGCAACCCGACGCACACCGCGATTTTCGATGAGCTCTAGACCTACGCGATATGGGATGATTCACCCTTGGCCATCAATGCACCACGTTTACCTGTCAAAGGACCTTGCCCATGCTGTCGTACCGCCCGCTTCTCGCTGCCATGAGCCTGTCTGTGCTCGCGGCGCTTTCGCCCGTCACCGGCTACGCCGCCAGCAAGCACAAGCAGGAGCCCGCCAAGGAAGCGCCGGCGAGCGCCGCGCTCAAGGTCTCGACCTTGGGCGGCAAGTTCGCCTTCACCTTACCCGCCGGCTACGCTGCCAACCCGCTGCCGTCTGGTGATGCGGCCCACGGCACCGAAGGCGCCAGCGGCA
Proteins encoded:
- a CDS encoding surface-adhesin E family protein, with the protein product MEGRPASFHRLALVTLTLALLAGCSHTPPVPEQPQSPGLAIFQEAVALPAVTSSVVREGDQVSYLVSRPASGDQPETLIARFNASCTQPRGQMMYPTGGGMAFFAAMPRKIGDESQLPAEQLDQLQGSAQLRQACADNPPADWRRLKGESGQSWLLLDGASLHREGREVLFWGAYDYPREQLDSQRSGYYVQRRERFAADCSQQRFRRLSAFYVDADNGVGAGQVLLETQVHPLADATVDERLLLQKVCAAPASLASLPRYEGRIKAPAKMPVPPVAAPVTEAVQGLMLPPPPKTLSRLGLVYDATVLKRKIADNDKAQWFFSTDPATGQMVIQKRGLTAAGNIEVSFRGLIPLSAAISDPSAEGPKANVIALTYLHFDGDWQNLPVGKTVSYSRAYKPLVNGEPKLGDLITLYCSIDSEQPANTLNPVLPGTAKQVTCKGENERATGVGHYAYLSAYGLFFPLRTVDQISDWAWRIQAVE